Proteins from a single region of Rhodovibrio salinarum DSM 9154:
- a CDS encoding FAD-dependent oxidoreductase, with amino-acid sequence MSEHFDAIVVGAGPAGNSAALVMARAGLSVLQIERGEYPGAKNVQGAILYADPLEKLIPEFREEAPLERQVLEQRLWMLDDDAYVGTHYRAPDANVAKASRYTIIRAKFDQWFSSKVREAGALVICETTVTDLLRDAEGRVTGVATDRADGEVTADVVVLADGVNALLGRRAGLRRELKPSEVALAVKETMFLSEDTINQRFNLKNGQGVVIEAAGTITAGMAGTGFIYTNEDSLSVGIGCMVSDFAESRVRPHFLLERFKQHPAIAPLLAGAEIREYAAHMIPEGYYDAIPQLYGDGWVVAGDAAQFVNSIHREGSNMAMTSGRLAAETVVAAKAAGKPLTAKTLKAYRKALEDSFVLSDLKKYRRLPRLLEGNKHFFTDYPKLLTRAADTWFRVDGTPKRQKEREIAGTFRETRRLRGLVGDMLKLGRAWR; translated from the coding sequence ATGAGCGAACACTTCGACGCCATCGTGGTTGGCGCCGGCCCGGCCGGCAACAGCGCCGCCCTGGTGATGGCGCGTGCCGGCCTGTCCGTCTTGCAGATCGAGCGCGGCGAGTACCCGGGCGCGAAGAACGTTCAGGGCGCGATCCTCTACGCCGATCCGCTGGAGAAGCTGATCCCCGAATTCCGGGAGGAGGCGCCGCTGGAGCGCCAGGTGCTTGAGCAGCGGCTGTGGATGCTGGACGACGACGCCTATGTCGGGACGCATTATCGTGCGCCCGACGCCAATGTGGCCAAGGCCAGCCGGTACACCATCATCCGCGCCAAGTTCGACCAGTGGTTCAGTTCCAAGGTGCGCGAAGCCGGCGCGCTGGTGATCTGCGAAACGACGGTTACCGATCTGCTGCGCGATGCCGAGGGCCGCGTCACCGGTGTTGCCACTGACCGGGCCGACGGCGAGGTCACCGCCGATGTCGTCGTCCTGGCGGACGGTGTGAACGCCCTGCTGGGGCGCCGTGCCGGCCTGCGCCGGGAGTTGAAGCCGAGCGAGGTCGCGCTTGCGGTCAAGGAAACGATGTTCCTGTCCGAAGACACGATCAACCAGCGCTTCAACCTGAAGAACGGGCAGGGGGTGGTGATCGAGGCGGCGGGCACGATCACCGCCGGGATGGCGGGCACCGGGTTCATCTACACCAACGAGGATAGCCTGTCGGTCGGGATCGGCTGCATGGTCAGCGATTTCGCGGAAAGTCGCGTACGTCCGCACTTCCTGCTGGAGCGCTTCAAGCAGCACCCGGCGATCGCGCCGCTGCTGGCGGGTGCTGAGATCCGCGAATACGCCGCCCACATGATCCCGGAAGGTTATTACGACGCGATCCCGCAACTCTATGGCGACGGTTGGGTCGTGGCCGGCGACGCGGCGCAGTTCGTGAATTCGATCCACCGCGAGGGGTCGAACATGGCGATGACCTCGGGTCGGCTGGCGGCCGAGACGGTCGTTGCCGCCAAGGCCGCTGGCAAGCCGCTCACAGCCAAGACCCTCAAAGCCTACCGCAAGGCCCTGGAAGACAGCTTCGTGCTGTCGGACCTGAAGAAATACAGGCGTTTGCCGCGTCTGTTGGAAGGCAATAAGCACTTCTTCACCGACTATCCCAAGCTGCTGACCCGCGCGGCCGATACCTGGTTCCGCGTCGACGGCACGCCCAAGCGCCAGAAGGAACGCGAGATCGCCGGCACGTTCCGCGAGACGCGCCGGTTGCGGGGACTGGTCGGCGACATGCTGAAGCTGGGCCGGGCCTGGCGCTGA
- a CDS encoding electron transfer flavoprotein subunit alpha/FixB family protein — protein MTEVTNQRAGSRTAAANAAGKGVRRGQELPEVLKAYAGVWVFVEQEHGRVHPVSWELLSEGRKLADSLGTDLTAVVLGPADHASETTAAEAFHYGADTVRLATDPVLAQYRTEPYTSALCALIDAYTPEILLLGATVLGRDLAGAVATRLGTGLTADCTELAIDQGRALAATRPTFGGSLLCTIQTLSARPQMATVRPRVMKMAAPDRARSGPVIREAVDLSEQDVITKVLDFVRDDITAQAQLAYADIVVAGGLGLQHPDNIQLVIDLAQTLGGDYGCSRPLIQKGWMAADRQIGQTGKTIRPRLYIAAGISGAVQHRVGCEGADMILAINNDEAAPIFDFAHYGLVGNCLELLPALTRAFARQLQSDPRVAVPDAAHL, from the coding sequence ATGACCGAGGTCACGAATCAGCGCGCGGGCAGCCGCACCGCCGCCGCCAACGCCGCCGGCAAGGGGGTTCGGCGCGGCCAGGAGTTGCCGGAGGTGCTCAAGGCCTACGCAGGCGTCTGGGTCTTCGTCGAACAGGAGCATGGTCGCGTCCATCCGGTGAGTTGGGAACTGCTGTCGGAAGGCCGCAAGCTCGCCGATAGCCTGGGCACCGATCTGACCGCCGTGGTGCTGGGCCCGGCCGACCACGCGAGTGAAACCACGGCCGCTGAGGCCTTCCATTATGGCGCGGATACGGTGCGCCTGGCGACCGACCCCGTGCTTGCCCAGTACCGAACGGAGCCCTACACCTCGGCGCTCTGCGCCCTGATCGATGCGTACACGCCGGAGATTCTGCTGTTGGGCGCCACGGTGCTCGGCCGTGACCTGGCCGGTGCGGTGGCGACCCGGCTGGGCACCGGACTGACGGCGGACTGTACGGAACTCGCGATCGACCAGGGGCGGGCGCTGGCGGCGACGCGGCCGACCTTCGGGGGCTCGCTGTTGTGCACGATCCAGACGCTGAGCGCCCGCCCGCAGATGGCCACCGTCCGGCCGCGCGTGATGAAGATGGCGGCTCCCGACCGCGCCCGCAGCGGCCCGGTGATCCGGGAGGCCGTCGATCTCAGCGAGCAGGACGTGATCACCAAGGTGCTCGATTTCGTCCGCGACGACATCACCGCGCAGGCGCAGCTCGCCTACGCCGACATCGTCGTGGCCGGCGGGCTCGGCCTGCAGCACCCCGACAATATCCAACTCGTGATCGACCTCGCCCAGACCCTGGGCGGCGACTACGGCTGTTCGCGTCCGCTGATCCAGAAGGGCTGGATGGCCGCCGACCGCCAGATCGGCCAGACCGGCAAGACGATCCGCCCGCGCCTCTACATTGCCGCCGGCATTTCCGGCGCGGTGCAGCACCGCGTCGGTTGCGAGGGGGCGGACATGATCCTCGCCATCAACAACGACGAAGCCGCGCCGATCTTCGATTTCGCCCACTACGGCCTGGTCGGCAACTGCCTGGAACTGCTGCCGGCCCTGACCCGGGCGTTCGCCCGTCAGCTGCAATCTGACCCGCGCGTCGCCGTACCGGACGCCGCGCATCTTTGA
- a CDS encoding iron-sulfur cluster assembly protein gives MSKRPRIPGPIVAGPEDPAETEGLTARVDGQDATAPPPSRAALIEKLRDCYDPELPVNIYDLGLIYALEVSETGDVGITMTLTAPGCPVAEIMPKWVARTVAQLAGVRAVSVTMTWQPPWTKEMMSEDALLALGF, from the coding sequence ATGAGCAAGCGACCGCGGATTCCGGGCCCGATCGTCGCCGGTCCCGAGGACCCCGCCGAAACCGAAGGGCTGACGGCCCGCGTCGACGGGCAGGACGCGACGGCGCCGCCGCCCAGCCGCGCGGCGCTGATCGAAAAGCTGCGGGACTGTTATGACCCCGAACTGCCGGTCAACATCTACGATCTGGGACTGATCTACGCGCTGGAGGTCTCCGAGACCGGCGACGTCGGGATCACCATGACTCTGACCGCCCCCGGCTGCCCGGTGGCCGAGATCATGCCCAAATGGGTCGCCCGCACCGTGGCCCAGCTCGCGGGCGTTCGCGCGGTCTCCGTCACCATGACCTGGCAGCCGCCCTGGACCAAGGAGATGATGAGCGAGGACGCCCTGCTGGCACTCGGGTTCTGA